A genomic window from Thunnus thynnus chromosome 12, fThuThy2.1, whole genome shotgun sequence includes:
- the atg9b gene encoding autophagy-related protein 9B: MANLEAYQEYQRIEDFEEDSPPGEEDLLVHVPEGLKDSWHHIKNLDNFFTRIYHFHQKNGFACMMLTEFFELVQFLFVVTFTTFLVNCVEYDVLFANRVVNHTGPGQNPLDRNKVTLPDAILPSQQCTQRIQENSWIIFLLIMAAIFWVYRLIKVFCNVLSYWEIRQFYIKALKIRMDELCNFTWQEVQDRLISLQREQQMCIHKKELTELDIYHRILRFKNYMVAMINKSLLPVQLQLPLLGNVVFLTQGLKYNFELILFWGPGSLFQNKWNLHPKYKRIGNRLELAQQLSRVILLMGLANLLLCPFILVWQVLYAFFSYTEVIRREPGSLGARRWSLYGRLYLRHFNELDHELHGRLGRGYKPTSKYMNSFTSPLLTVLAKNIAFFSGSVLAVLIALTVYDEDVLTVQHILTLITVLGVVITITRSFIPDEHMVWCPEQLLQCMLAHIHYMPDHWRGNANKSETRDEVAQLFQYKAVFILEELLSPIVTPFILIFLLRNKSLEIIDFFRSFTVEVVGVGDICSFAQMDIRRHGNPTWMSEGQTEASIYQQAENGKTELSLMHFTIKNPRWQPPQESSVFISHLKEKVHHDAQGGPSTQLLLSEAPLCTSLQSNESGTGPDNLLASVLAHPILTASGLQGRDHRFIPPSTAASAAASVLASLSTSQLTHASRGRSHGLLPSSVHPESTMYRSDRTVMDSMSISDSRIRSNALHSEFASAEMSLHAIYMHELHQQSSHPQRPSGQWQNPVPLRDLHASTGFQAHSSLGSTISMPHPVHLGGWQEEEEEDEEDQEINSGSTPKQGTRSSC, translated from the exons ATGGCCAACCTTGAAGCTTACCAGGAGTATCAGAGAATTGAGGACTTTGAGGAGGACTCACCACCAGGGGAGGAGGATTTACTGGTGCATGTACCCGAAGGCCTGAAAG ACTCATGGCATCACATCAAGAACCTGGATAACTTCTTCACAAGA ATCTACCATTTTCATCAAAAGAATGGATTTGCTTGTATGATGTTGACAGAGTTCTTTGAACTTGT tcagtttttgtttgttgtcacaTTCACAACGTTCCTTGTCAACTGCGTGGAGTACGATGTCCTGTTTGCCAATCGAGTCGTCAATCACACCGGGCCGGGCCAGAATCCCTTGGACAGGAACAAGGTCACTCTTCCAGATGCCATCCTACCCAGCCAGCAGTGTACTCAGAg GATCCAGGAAAACAGCTGGATTATATTCCTTCTCATCATGGCAGCCATCTTCTGGGTCTATCGACTCATTAAAGTCTTTTGCAATGTTCTGAGCTATTGGGAGATCAGGCAGTTCTACATCAAAGCGCTGAAGATCAGAATG GATGAACTATGCAACTTCACATGGCAGGAAGTGCAGGACCGGCTCATCAGCCTGCAGCGCGAACAGCAAATGTGCATACACAAGAAAGAGCTGACAGAACTCGACATCTATCACCGCATCCTGAGATTCAAGAACTACATGGTGGCCATGATAAACAAATCACTCCTACcagtgcagctgcagctccCCCTGCTGGGCAATGTGGTATTCCTCACACAAGGCCTGAAGTACAACTTTGAGCTCATACTATTCTGGGGTCCTGGCTCTCTGTTTCAGAATAAATGGAACCTGCACCCCAAGTACAAGCGCATTGGAAACCGCCTAGAGCTCGCCCAGCAGCTTAGTAGAGTCATCCTGCTGATGGGTTTGGCCAATTTGCTGCTGTGTCCCTTCATCCTGGTGTGGCAAGTGCTGTATGCTTTTTTCAGCTACACTGAAGTGATCCGCAGAGAGCCCGGGAGCCTGGGTGCCCGACGTTGGTCCCTGTACGGTCGTTTATACCTGCGTCACTTCAATGAGCTGGACCATGAGCTGCATGGACGCTTAGGCCGCGGCTACAAGCCCACTTCCAAATACATGAACTCCTTTACATCACCCCTGCTGACTGTGCTTGCTAAAAACATTGCCTTCTTCTCTGGCTCGGTGTTGGCTGTGCTCATTGCACTGACAGTCTATGATGAGGACGTTCTGACAGTACAGCACATTCTGACCCTTATCACTGTGCTGGGGGTGGTTATTACTATCACCAG GTCCTTCATCCCAGATGAGCATATGGTGTGGTGTCcagaacagctgctgcagtgcatGCTGGCACACATTCACTACATGCCAGACCACTGGAGGGGCAATGCTAACAAGAGCGAGACCCGTGACGAGGTGGCACAGCTGTTCCAGTACAAAGCG GTGTTCATCTTGGAGGAGTTGCTCAGTCCTATCGTCACACCCTTCATTCTCATCTTCCTTCTGAGGAACAAGTCTCTAGAGATCATTGACTTCTTCAGGAGTTTCACTGTGGAGGTTGTTGGAGTTGGAGACATCTGTTCCTTTGCGCAGATGGACATCAGACGCCATGGAAACCCAACA TGGATGTCAGAGGGCCAGACAGAGGCCTCCATATACCAACAGGCCGAGAATGGCAAGACAGAGTTGTCCCTCATGCATTTCACCATTAAGAACCCACGCTGGCAGCCGCCACAGGAGAGCTCAGTGTTCATCAGCCATCTGAAGGAGAAGGTGCATCACGATGCACAAGGTGGCCCCTCCAcccagctgctgctctctgaGGCTCCTCTCTGCACTTCACTGCAGTCCAACGAGTCTGGCACTGGG CCTGATAATCTGTTGGCCAGTGTCCTGGCCCACCCCATTCTAACTGCATCTGGACTACAAGGGCGAGATCATCGCTTCATCCCGCCAAGCAccgctgcttctgctgctgccagTGTCCTGGCCTCTTTATCCACCTCCCAGCTCACACATGCCAGCCGCGGCCGCTCTCACGGCCTCCTGCCCTCCTCCGTCCATCCTGAGAGCACCATGTACCGCAGCGATCGCACCGTCATGGACAG tatGTCTATCAGTGACTCTCGCATTCGGAGCAATGCGCTGCACTCAGAGTTTGCCTCAGCAGAGATGAGCCTCCACGCTATCTACATGCATGAG CTCCACCAGCAGAGCTCCCACCCGCAGAGACCTTCGGGGCAGTGGCAGAACCCGGTGCCATTGAGAGATCTACACGCAAGCACtg GTTTCCAGGCACATAGTAGCCTTGGTTCCACAATTTCCATGCCCCATCCTGTGCACCTTGGTGGCtggcaagaggaggaggaggaggatgaagaagatCAGGAGATTAACAGTGGATCTACTCCAAAACAGGGCACCAGGAGTAGTTGTTGA